In Anas acuta chromosome 6, bAnaAcu1.1, whole genome shotgun sequence, the following are encoded in one genomic region:
- the G6PC2 gene encoding glucose-6-phosphatase 2 isoform X1, with translation MKRRNRQILFGHRPYWWVHETVIYPNQSSPCLEQFPITCETGPGSPSGHAMGSSCVWYVMVTAALSYTVRWKDKSAVTLHRLTWSLLWSIFWIIQISVCISRVFIATHFPHQVILGVFAGILVAEAFEHAPAIQTASLRTYIKTNLFLFIFALGFYLVLKLLDIDLLWSVPKAKKWCANPDWINIDTTPFAGLVRNLGALFGLGLGINSEMFIASCKGKNSCKISFRVLCIAASLATLQLYNVVKIPTHTECLFYILSFCKSAAMPLTVVALVPYCVHSLMRTTEKKLN, from the exons atgaaaagaagaaacaggca gATTTTATTTGGTCATCGTCCGTACTGGTGGGTGCACGAAACAGTGATTTATCCCAATCAGTCAAGTCCATGCCTTGAACAGTTTCCTATAACATGTGAAACTGGACCAG GAAGCCCATCTGGGCATGCCATGGGATCCTCCTGCGTCTGGTATGTAATGGTAACAGCAGCACTTAGCTACACAGTAAGGTGGAAGGACAAATCAGCAGTTACCCTTCACAG acTGACATGGTCATTACTCTGGAGTATTTTTTGGATTATCCAGATCAGTGTGTGCATCTCAAGAGTATTCATAGCAACACATTTCCCTCATCAAGTTATTCTCGGAGTATTTGCCG GCATACTTGTGGCGGAAGCATTTGAGCATGCCCCTGCTATTCAGACAGCAAGCCTGAGAACGTACATCAAGAcaaacttgtttcttttcatctttgCCCTTGGGTTTTACCTAGTCCTCAAGCTTCTTGATATTGACTTGTTATGGTCTGTTCCAAAGGCCAAGAAGTGGTGTGCCAATCCAGACTGGATAAACATCGACACTACTCCATTTGCTGGACTGGTGAGGAATTTAGGTGCACTCTTTGGCCTAGGTCTCGGTATTAATTCTGAAATGTTCATCGCAAGCTGCAAAGGTAAAAATAGCTGTAAGATAAGCTTCCGCGTATTGTGTATAGCTGCTTCTTTAGCAACACTGCAGCTGTATAACGTTGTTAAGATACCTACTCATACTGAGTGTTTGTTTTACATTCTCTCTTTTTGTAAGAGTGCAGCTATGCCTCTGACTGTAGTTGCCTTGGTTCCATACTGTGTCCACTCATTAATGAGGacaactgaaaagaaacttAATTAG
- the G6PC2 gene encoding glucose-6-phosphatase 2 isoform X2 has protein sequence MKRRNRQILFGHRPYWWVHETVIYPNQSSPCLEQFPITCETGPGSPSGHAMGSSCVWYVMVTAALSYTVRWKDKSAVTLHRLTWSLLWSIFWIIQISVCISRVFIATHFPHQVILGVFAGILVAEAFEHAPAIQTASLRTYIKTNLFLFIFALGFYLVLKLLDIDLLWSVPKAKKWCANPDWINIDTTPFAGLVRNLGALFGLGLGINSEMFIASCKECSYASDCSCLGSILCPLINEDN, from the exons atgaaaagaagaaacaggca gATTTTATTTGGTCATCGTCCGTACTGGTGGGTGCACGAAACAGTGATTTATCCCAATCAGTCAAGTCCATGCCTTGAACAGTTTCCTATAACATGTGAAACTGGACCAG GAAGCCCATCTGGGCATGCCATGGGATCCTCCTGCGTCTGGTATGTAATGGTAACAGCAGCACTTAGCTACACAGTAAGGTGGAAGGACAAATCAGCAGTTACCCTTCACAG acTGACATGGTCATTACTCTGGAGTATTTTTTGGATTATCCAGATCAGTGTGTGCATCTCAAGAGTATTCATAGCAACACATTTCCCTCATCAAGTTATTCTCGGAGTATTTGCCG GCATACTTGTGGCGGAAGCATTTGAGCATGCCCCTGCTATTCAGACAGCAAGCCTGAGAACGTACATCAAGAcaaacttgtttcttttcatctttgCCCTTGGGTTTTACCTAGTCCTCAAGCTTCTTGATATTGACTTGTTATGGTCTGTTCCAAAGGCCAAGAAGTGGTGTGCCAATCCAGACTGGATAAACATCGACACTACTCCATTTGCTGGACTGGTGAGGAATTTAGGTGCACTCTTTGGCCTAGGTCTCGGTATTAATTCTGAAATGTTCATCGCAAGCTGCAAAG AGTGCAGCTATGCCTCTGACTGTAGTTGCCTTGGTTCCATACTGTGTCCACTCATTAATGAGGacaactga
- the SPC25 gene encoding kinetochore protein Spc25, with the protein MGERPLGGREGGGGLKAAAAWRRSPAVARSRCPAAMATVKAEDEITLVEREMKEFWAELKGVYGTEQLQQTLALRDSCKESLKVLSEKWAKKLKEGDLMIDKIQEYRNEILQQNKHISENQERLTEIKSNLNHEEEQKKELTDNIQELKEELMKKKEVVSSKNKAAKERVERLCKSKELFEERLGLEIRRIHDEQLQFIFRHIDHKDPDKPYVFTLSINDQGDYEVTSCTPPLDCIAEFQQKVRETNNFSAFVANIRKAFTALSYKQSA; encoded by the exons ATGGGAGAGCGGCCGTTGGGCGGGCGGGAAGGCGGCGGCGGTTTGAAGGCGGCAGCGGCCTGGCGGAGGAGCCCGGCTGTGGCCCGCAGCCGCTGCCCCGCGGCCATGGCCACCGTAAAGGCAGAGGACGAAATAACGCTCGTTGAGAGGGAAATGAAGGAGTTCTGGGCCGAGCTGAAGGGCGTTTACGGCacggagcagctgcagcagaccCTAGCGCTGAGGGACTCGTGCAAGGAGTCCCTGAAGGTGCTCTCGG AGAAATGGGCCAAGAAGCTGAAAGAAGGGGACCTGATGATTGATAAAATTCAGGAGTATAGAAACG AGATTCTTCAGCAGAATAAACACATATCAGAAAATCAAGAACGattgacagaaataaaatctaacCTAAACCATGAAGAAGAGCAAAAGAAGGAATTGACTGACAATATCCAAGAACTTAAAGAAGAGttgatgaagaaaaaggaag TGGTATCATCTAAAAACAAGGCCGCTAAGGAGAGAGTGGAACGACTTTGCAAGTCTAAAGAGTTGTTTGAAGAGCGGCTTGGATTGGAAATACGTAGAATTCATG ATGAACAGTTACAGTTTATATTCAGACATATTGACCACAAAGATCCTGACAAGCCATATGTGTTTACCCTTTCCATAAATGACCAAGGAGATTATGAAG tgACTTCCTGTACTCCTCCTCTGGATTGTATAGCAGAGTTCCAGCAGAAAGTGAGAGAAACTAACaacttttctgcatttgttGCCAATATCAGAAAGGCTTTCACTGCTTTATCTTATAAACAGTCCGCCTAA
- the G6PC2 gene encoding glucose-6-phosphatase 2 isoform X3, whose product MDLLHSNGVLIIQHLQKDYRAYQDFLNFMSHVGDPRNIFSIYFPLWFQLNQVVGTKMIWVAVIGDWFNLIFKWILFGHRPYWWVHETVIYPNQSSPCLEQFPITCETGPGSPSGHAMGSSCVWYVMVTAALSYTVRWKDKSAVTLHRLTWSLLWSIFWIIQISVCISRVFIATHFPHQVILGVFAGILVAEAFEHAPAIQTASLRTYIKTNLFLFIFALGFYLVLKLLDIDLLWSVPKAKKWCANPDWINIDTTPFAGLVRNLGALFGLGLGINSEMFIASCKGKNSCKISFRVLCIAASLATLQLYNVVKIPTHTECLFYILSFCKSAAMPLTVVALVPYCVHSLMRTTEKKLN is encoded by the exons ATGGATCTCCTTCATAGCAATGGCGTGCTTATCATTCAGCATTTACAGAAGGACTACAGGGCTTATCaggattttcttaattttatgtCACATGTTGGAGATCCTCgcaatatattttcaatttattttcctctctggtTTCAACTCAACCAAGTGGTTGGTACTAAAATGATATGGGTGGCTGTCATTGGTGATTGGTTCAACCTCATATTTAAATG gATTTTATTTGGTCATCGTCCGTACTGGTGGGTGCACGAAACAGTGATTTATCCCAATCAGTCAAGTCCATGCCTTGAACAGTTTCCTATAACATGTGAAACTGGACCAG GAAGCCCATCTGGGCATGCCATGGGATCCTCCTGCGTCTGGTATGTAATGGTAACAGCAGCACTTAGCTACACAGTAAGGTGGAAGGACAAATCAGCAGTTACCCTTCACAG acTGACATGGTCATTACTCTGGAGTATTTTTTGGATTATCCAGATCAGTGTGTGCATCTCAAGAGTATTCATAGCAACACATTTCCCTCATCAAGTTATTCTCGGAGTATTTGCCG GCATACTTGTGGCGGAAGCATTTGAGCATGCCCCTGCTATTCAGACAGCAAGCCTGAGAACGTACATCAAGAcaaacttgtttcttttcatctttgCCCTTGGGTTTTACCTAGTCCTCAAGCTTCTTGATATTGACTTGTTATGGTCTGTTCCAAAGGCCAAGAAGTGGTGTGCCAATCCAGACTGGATAAACATCGACACTACTCCATTTGCTGGACTGGTGAGGAATTTAGGTGCACTCTTTGGCCTAGGTCTCGGTATTAATTCTGAAATGTTCATCGCAAGCTGCAAAGGTAAAAATAGCTGTAAGATAAGCTTCCGCGTATTGTGTATAGCTGCTTCTTTAGCAACACTGCAGCTGTATAACGTTGTTAAGATACCTACTCATACTGAGTGTTTGTTTTACATTCTCTCTTTTTGTAAGAGTGCAGCTATGCCTCTGACTGTAGTTGCCTTGGTTCCATACTGTGTCCACTCATTAATGAGGacaactgaaaagaaacttAATTAG